The sequence ATCTATAATCTTTTTACATTGTACAAACCGGATACCGTTTTAGAACTGGTAAAAAAATATCCGAATGTGGGTCTTTTTGCTCCTATGAGTATGTCTATTTATACTAAAAAAGGTGAAAAAACGATCTCTGTCTCTTCTTTAACAGTAGAAGCGATGGCTAAGATCATGAAAACGCCAAGTGATGACAAAACCCTACATGACTTAAGAGCACTTGTCAAACAAACATTAAAAAAAGCAATGCCAAACGGTTCATTTGAAACATTACCATATGTGCAAACAGATCCAAAGGGTGAACTTGTTACGAATTTCACTATGGAGATGGATCCAGATGAGTGGGAAGATCAGTTAGAAGAGTTCAAAATGGGCTTTGAAGGTGAGCTTGCACCTAACGGATTTGTTATTGCCGGGCATAACAATTTAGGTGATGATTTTGAAGAATCTAACTATGAAGCATTTGATTTTTATGAAGTCTACTCTGTTTGTAAACTGCCGGTGATCTACACTATCGCTAAAACAAGACCGGAAGCAGGAGCCTATGCACCGTGTTCACTCTACCTTAGCAAGAAGAAAGATGAAGAAGAGATGAAGCTAGGATTCCCTTCTGTCTACAATTGGATGAGTTCTATGGCCATAGAGGATACAGAAGAGT is a genomic window of Sulfurovum sp. XGS-02 containing:
- a CDS encoding DUF302 domain-containing protein, giving the protein MKLLVKGMLCASLIVTGVIAQETVKGAAQAPAAVKSTAADIEIFTSENADGKITPASIEQAFKDAGFVISANRDMNGPFVKQFKESGFDIYNLFTLYKPDTVLELVKKYPNVGLFAPMSMSIYTKKGEKTISVSSLTVEAMAKIMKTPSDDKTLHDLRALVKQTLKKAMPNGSFETLPYVQTDPKGELVTNFTMEMDPDEWEDQLEEFKMGFEGELAPNGFVIAGHNNLGDDFEESNYEAFDFYEVYSVCKLPVIYTIAKTRPEAGAYAPCSLYLSKKKDEEEMKLGFPSVYNWMSSMAIEDTEELDVLEKAQAGMIKILTGLTE